The proteins below are encoded in one region of Candidatus Neomarinimicrobiota bacterium:
- a CDS encoding cysteine desulfurase — MKRSDTIYLDHASGTNLLPEVKSGILAWLESGMTNPSSIHQEGRRSAAGLDEARTRIAGVLGCKPGEILFTSGGTESNNLAILGAAEALQEKGRHIITCATEHPSVLESFKTLEKRGFHVTYLNCDSNGDVDAEAFRSSITDDTILASFMWVNNETGLTHPIETLAQIAGEHHVKFHCDAVQAFGHIPLQIENSGIDSLALSGHKLGALAGIGALYLRKGHALSRRSFGGSQEQNVRAGTQNHIGAMALAISMDYHAAHLETLEKKYSVLSDHLQNQLKAMPGIQINRHGKQYSPNILSCSFKNVDGEALFIRLDMKNIAVSNGAACSSGSQAPSHVLTALGFDEELAQASLRISMGIETTKQEIDDFCRELQQIVTSINRDSE; from the coding sequence ATGAAAAGAAGTGACACCATATATCTTGATCATGCCTCCGGGACCAATCTCCTGCCAGAAGTCAAAAGCGGTATCCTGGCTTGGCTTGAATCAGGAATGACCAATCCGTCCAGCATACATCAGGAAGGTCGCCGCTCGGCAGCAGGCCTGGATGAAGCCCGAACGCGTATAGCAGGGGTACTGGGCTGCAAACCCGGCGAGATTCTGTTTACTTCAGGAGGCACCGAATCCAACAACCTGGCTATTCTGGGTGCTGCAGAAGCACTGCAGGAGAAAGGTCGTCATATCATCACCTGTGCAACTGAACATCCCTCGGTTTTAGAAAGCTTTAAAACGCTTGAGAAGCGTGGGTTTCACGTCACTTATCTTAACTGTGACAGCAACGGAGATGTTGATGCTGAAGCATTCAGGTCCAGCATTACTGATGACACCATTCTGGCCAGTTTTATGTGGGTAAACAATGAAACTGGACTTACGCATCCCATTGAAACACTGGCTCAAATTGCTGGGGAGCATCATGTAAAATTTCATTGTGATGCGGTACAGGCTTTTGGTCATATCCCACTACAAATAGAAAACTCAGGAATAGACTCCCTGGCTCTTTCAGGTCACAAACTGGGAGCCCTGGCAGGTATAGGTGCCCTATATCTGAGAAAAGGACATGCCCTTTCACGTAGGAGTTTCGGTGGAAGTCAGGAGCAGAATGTCCGAGCGGGCACCCAGAATCATATAGGTGCCATGGCGCTGGCCATTTCAATGGACTACCATGCGGCTCATCTTGAAACACTTGAAAAGAAATATTCAGTTTTATCGGACCATCTTCAGAATCAACTGAAAGCAATGCCGGGGATCCAGATCAACCGTCATGGTAAGCAATACTCACCCAATATATTGAGCTGCTCATTTAAAAATGTTGACGGTGAAGCGCTTTTTATCAGACTGGATATGAAAAATATAGCTGTGTCAAATGGGGCTGCCTGCAGTTCCGGCTCGCAGGCACCATCTCATGTGTTGACCGCCCTGGGATTTGATGAGGAGTTAGCCCAGGCCAGCTTGCGCATTTCAATGGGCATAGAGACAACTAAACAAGAAATAGATGACTTCTGCAGGGAACTCCAGCAGATCGTCACTTCAATAAATAGAGATTCAGAATAA